Part of the Pyricularia oryzae 70-15 chromosome 3, whole genome shotgun sequence genome, TCCTGATATACTTACTCGACGACCATCCCGTCCGGCTCGCCATAGCTGTCTCTTCGGTCGATAAAAATGTGCTTGTTTGCAAGAGAACCAGTCTCGACGTCGAAGTCGTACCGGTACATAATCATCGCGGTAGAGTCGTTGACATACACTGTGTTGGCAATATCCGTATCAGCCCTGAACCGGTCGAGTTGGAGCAGCATCAACCAAAGCACCGAGAACTGGGCATCCTACTGTGTTTGCTATCCGGGCTCCACGCCAGACCATTGCCGCAGACGAAACCCTCGTCCATCTTGTGCAGCGAACCGTCGGGGTCGTAGCGCCACAGTCTCCCTAGCGGCGCCCCGTAGTCCTCTGGAACTTTGTTCGGCCCCATCTTCATGGCCACGACGTCGATCTCGGCCAGCCAGAACCTACCCCTGGCAtcaacgccgccgtcgtTGAAGCGCCTTATGTGTCGCTCCTGTGTCGGTATTATCTCCTTGACCACTTGGAGCCTGCCGGTGGCCTCGTCCATGAACGCGACGCCCTGGTAGTACGCGCAGATGTAGCTGCCGGGTTTGCTTCTGCGGAAGAAGTGAACGGTGACGCTGTCTTGTAGAGGGATGATGCGGTGGGTGCCGGGGACGGCATCGCCGGTCACGGGGTCTACCTTGAGGATCTGCAGGTTTGGGGGCTCGGCGAGGCAGTCTACCCAGTGCAGAGTAGAGTCGCTATCACGGTATATGGGAGCCTCCCCGAGCACCATGGGGGGACTGCAGTAGAACCAGGCCTTGCCTCCTTGTATTGACTCGAGACCAGCTGCCATTGTTTTGTGCTTTGTTTCAAAAACTAGTGCAGAGAGACGATAGCTTTTAGAGCATCAGGCAATTGGCGCCTTATTTATCTCCCCAAAAATTTTGCTCTCGGGATACCAAggaatactttttttttcataaaAGTGCGATCCCAAGCTTAGGGTCTGACTCTGTTGATCAAGGTAACTTGAGCTACGAATAGAGGTACATTATTCATTCGTGGCCATATGCCCACCGAAGCTCCATATGCCCGCGCAAGTAGCTCTCTACCCCTCACACTCACCACTGCACCATGACCAAGTGACCGATTCTCTGCGGTCGATCAAGCTCCCCGGAGTAGCTTCCGGGGGATTTTTCGACCTATCAGCTCACTTGTAGGCACAGCCATTCCCATTACGGGATGATTGAAGTGCATTACGGGATGATTATAGATCCGCGCTACCCGCCCGTCCTCCCGCTCAAGGACTGCATGATCTAGTCTCTCTGGTTCTAGTTCGAGTTCTAGAATAGATACAGATTTGGGTTGTGCATAATGCTGAACTGAGACTAGCTCCAAAATGAGCCTTTCGATGGCTTCCAAAAACACCTTACAAAAGGCCCTCACAAAACCGGATACTCCCGCAAGGGTCTTTatttccttttccttgtcCGTCAACCGCTTCAAGGTGTTATACGACAGACTCCTCAGCACAGCAAGATGGGTGATCAACAGGTTTATCCCCAGCCACCTTACCCGCTGCATGACTCCATCAAGGACAAGCTCGATCCGGAATATGTCGAATTCTACAACAAGTATCTTTTGAACGCTCCCCAAGTTCACTACCAGCCCGTGGCCGCCTCCCGAGTCGGGGGAAAGATAATACCAGTAAAGGCGCCCCTCGCCGCTTTCCCATCACAAAACCCCCGCACTGACAAACTCTCAACGCAAAACCAGGGCGGGACTGATCCCGTGCCCGTAGGCAAGACCATCGACAAGGCCATCCCCCGCCAGGAGACGACAGGCCCAGACGTGCGCGTCCGTGCCTTTGTCCCCGCGGGCCAACCACCCTCCCCGTCCGGCTGGCCCGTGTTCCTCTGGTaccacggcggcggctgggTGCTGGGCAACATTGACTCGGAGAACAGCCTGTGCAGCAGCATCTGCGCCCGCGCGCGCTGCGTCGTGGTCACCACCGACTACCGCCTCGCGCCCGAGCACCCCTTCCCCGCGGCGGTGCACGACGCCTGGGAGGCCGCGCTGTGGGTCGCGACGGGAGCGGCGGCTCCTGCCCTCGGCGAGCCCCTGGACCTGGCCAAGGTCGCCGTGGGCGGGTCGAGCGCGGGCGGGAACCTCGCCGCCGTGGTGACGCAGAGGGCGCTCCGGCACGAGGCGTTTGCCAGGGCGGGCTTGTTCAGGTTCCAGCTGCTCGTCGTGCCCGTGACGGACAACACCGCATCCGTCGAGACGAGCACCACCTATGCAGAATACGAGCACACGGCCGCGCTGCCCGTCGACAAGATGCTGTGGTACCGCCGCCACTACCTCCCCGACCGGGCGGACTGGGCGTCGGTCGAGGCGTCGCCGCTGTTTGCGGATGCAGACACATTTGCCAAGCTGCCGCCTGCGCTGGTGGTCGTTGCCGGCCTGGACGTGCTGAGGTGGGAGGGCGAGGAGTACGCGAGGAAGCTGCGGGACGCGGGCGTCGAGGCAGAGGTCAAAGTCATCGAGGGGGTTCCGCACCCCTTCATCGTCATGGATGCTGTGTTGCAAAAGGGTAAAGAGGGTGTCGACTTTGTCTGTGAGCGTCTGGCTGCCGTTCTTGCTTAATCTGGAGTATGCCGAAGATACCCGTCCGTCTTGTTTAATCCAGTTCGGTACATGGGATTCTCATACAATAACATCCCACAACAAGTGAAGCCTAGTTTGGAAAGCTGTCTGGGTGTTTATATCTTGCAAGGCATTGCATGCACGCCTCAACGAAACGTGGACTTCAAACTTGACTTGCTGCTCATCATGTCCAACTGGACTTGTGAATATTGTCTCATACTGCAGACATTCGATCCGCTACCAAGACTAGATCTGGCAGAAACGCACCTAAAATAAAGTTTCGAAATTTTGCCATTTGTGTGCTAGGATTATATACCTAGTCTAGATATTGCGACCCCTGGAAATCGACTGGGTTCATACCAGCATAATCACAACCATGGTTAATCACAGGCCTTAATATGCACTGGAAGAACCAACAACAAAGACCCACTCAAGAGGTCCATCGCAATGCTCCCACGAACCGCTCAATCAACGCTTGGTCAAATGCTTCTCCAAGGTCCTGAAAGGCACATATAGCAGCCCCGTCACCACAAACGCAAACTCGAACCCCAGATCCCCAGTCACCCTGGCGATGGGACCCGTCCACCAGACCTGGGACATGGACGGCACGACCAAGAGGAAGCTCAGAACCGAGGACACCAGCGCGGCGACTCCAATGGGGAGGCGGGCGCCGTCGTTCCAGATGGCCGGATCATACGAGTCGCAGTCGCCGGCGCGGAACCAGAGGTGCTCGACCATGAGCAGAGACACAAAGGCGGCGCTCCAGTAACCGATCAGGCCGAGGAAGTTCTCGAGGCTGACAAAAAAGTCCTGCGCGGCGCGGATGCCGATGGGGATGACGAGCGCCGTGAGCAGGATCGTGTAGGCGTAGCGCGGAACCCGCTTGAGGATCTCGGAGCCGCGCGTCAGCGGCGCGAAGAGCTGCTGCAGGTTCAGGCTGACCGAGTACGATGTCGCCGAGAGGTTTCCCAGCAGACTAAAGGACagcacgacgacgaggaactTGCCGAACCCGCCGGCAGGGGTGAGCATCGCGTCGAGCACACCGCCGACCAGGTTGCGATCGTATCCCGCCTCCCATGTGGGGTTTAACGGGACAGCTCCGGCGATCGCAGCTCCGAGGATCATGAGTAGAACGGGTGGTGTGACCAGGCCTGCGAAGCTATATGCGAAGATTTTGATGCTGTTTGTGGCAGGTTCTGAATTAGATGATGGTCGACAGAAAGTGAGAGccaagcagaaaaaaaaaggacaaatATAACATACGCGGGTGTGGAAGGCTCCAGATACGTGGTAAAGTCAGAGGCCAAGGCAGCCCAGGGGATCATGTATGATGCCACAATCATGCCGAACGAAAAGACTGCGGTGACAGTGGCGACAGGTGGGGTTGACTGTAGCTTCaagccctcgccgccgcagccCGTCGCAACGACAATGGCGATGACGGCAGGGATGGACGCCCACCTCTCATAGAAGTGAAGTACCCTGAAGCCGCAGAAGGATATGAAGAGTGACAGCAGCGCCATGATAACGATCCCGACGTTCGGCGTTAGCGATCCTTCACCGGCGACGGCGGACAGACATTGACCCCCGATGACTGCCATTACCACGCAGAACCCAGTCAGAGTTGCCAGGTTCAGGATGACAGGCAGAGTGACAAGATAGCGTCTATATATAGTATTAGTTAGTTTTTGGTTGCCTATACGAGAACGGCGGCAGGACAGAAATTCACTCACCCCCAGCTATATCTGGCTTGGACCATCTGTCGCATGCCCGTCTTGGGACCCAGGGTAGAGAGATAGGACGTCGGAGCAGCGGTCAACAGGGAGAAGAAAATGATGACAAGCGAGGCATCGCGCAGACCCAAGCCGAAGGATGGCGCCAACATGCCAAACGTGATTCTGCAAGGCTCACATCAGTCAGCGGTCACTGTCCGCCAGGCGCATACGGCGGAACAGTTgcacagagagagagagacatACGCCAAGATGTTGGCGTTCATAGTCCACCATAGGGTGAAGACGTTAAAAGCCCTCTTTTCCGTCCGTTCCTCAACGGGCACTGGGGCAATTCCTCGAGCCTCTGCCCGGTTGAGAAACCGGAGTACAGTTGGCAGAAAGCCTCCGCTGCCTCGGCCGGTCGAGTTCCCGGACCCTGATTTCCGTCCCGCCCGAGAACCCATCTCGGGTCGCACGCTCTCCTGGTCGGACGCTGGTGCGATAACATTATTGTCTGGCACCCTTCCTTTTTCGACATCCATACTTGCGGCTTGCTGCGCACGGAACAGTTTTGCGGGTCTTGTTTGgtgcggcttttttttttttttttttttttttttttttttttttttaggggTAGGGCTGCTGGAAAGAAATTTCAGTGGTCAAGAAGTAGGTAGCTATCTCGTTACTTCTCCTTCTCTTTCAACTGCGCATGCTCCAGGAGCAGGACTAAAGACGACCAAAAACGTGACCAGTGCAGATATTAAAATTTTCCGTATGGAGTTGGAGTATTGGCGATGGCTCTAAGTCGTACGGTCGGTAGTATTTCAGGGCCCTTCAGGGATGTTTGTGACTCTTTTGACAGAGCCAGGGATCCTAGTCTAGACCCGACTAAAACGTATCGACCTGACTTGCTGACATATCTTGAAGATGCTGTACCTATGTACCCAAGATAAGACTTGGTGCGCTATCGGCGTTGGCTCCCCGCCTGGGTACAGCATGTGCATAGCCAAGCCATATCAGTTTGTCCGGGCAGCGTCGCATTGTTGGTTGCCATCGGTCCATGCTCTCGAAATTTTGACTGGTTGGTGACCTAGCTACGCAATAGGCAAGGTATTCAAGGTATAGAATGAGTAATATCGGTATAAACACAGCACAGAGTTTGTGCCTCACGGACAAGCCAACTTGAGCATATAAGCCAGGGCGTTGATCCGCCATAGACAATCGCAAATTCGGGTAATGTTTTCCCGCGCCAGGTTGGTCGATTTATGGCTACGCATAACGCTGTTTAAGGAATGCCTAAGGAATTGAAACTCTTCTTTCGTAtccgtaggtacctaggtaactaGTTAAGCGAGGTGAATGGGGTACGGCATTGGTATAGTTACGTACCGAGGTAGGGATTAGAACTCTCAAAGTATTGCTCGTGGCGTTCAGGTCATGCGGCATATCCGCGGATGGTCAAAAACatggcaagaaaaaaaaagcctttttCTGACGACCCTTGGCAGTGGTTTTGGTTCCTCCCAGGAGTATTTACGCCGTATCCATATTTCAAGAGACTATGCATATGGAGAGAATGAAACCATTGCAGATAACCGTGCAGAGCAAGTACCGAAGCAATGGGTGGTTGCTATAAAGTCGTCAGGTCCCATTCCCTCGCGACCCGACAGCGTCGATCTCCAGCCGGGGAGACGATTACTGATCGGCAAGTTGGGCATACATGTACCTTGGCGACGGCAAATCTAAAGACCCGAAAGGAACATGGCAGGCAACTGGCAGCCATTTACCAGGGGAAATCTTTTCGTGGCGCTGGCAAAATAAACATCGAAGATTTTGTCGGGTTCTGCAAAACACGACACCGAAACCTTTAACGAAAAGCTGGGAAGACCCCAGGTCGGTTATTCAAGGTGGAGGACCCGAAGGCGCTAGGTTTACGTTGTGTACCtggttacctaggtacctaccaggtaggtagcttggtaggtacctgggtaGTCTACCGTAGGTACCTGGCACTGGCAGGCATTCTAGAACCCCGGTACTatggaagaaagaaaaattcCATGGTTACCTGGGTACAGTAGGTGCGCACCGACAGAAATTGAATGTTGTCATCCACCTTTCGAGGAAGGAACCACGGCAGCAATTGCCTGCCCGGAGTTCGCAGCTGAATAAAGGTTACGCGTAGCTGGAGATTGTAGCTGGGGGCCCCTACCCAAAACGATACGGCTTGGCGTGGGTTTGAGGGGTAGCAAAAAATCAATCGGAAGATGGGGAGAGAGATCAGCATCCAAGCAGCGCAGCTATGTGTACCTGCTTCGAGGTAACGAGAGTGAATTTCTGCTAAAAAGTGCTTTTCTTTCCAGTACATTAAACTTGCCAAGCCTCTCCGAGCCCAATTGTCTGGATTGCGAACTAATGCAGGGATCATTTTCACTGATGTCGCGCAGCCATCCAACAACATGGGGGAGGGAACGATTCTGTATTACTGATTAACGTAGTTGCTTCTTTAAACCGTCACGTCAGTTTGTGGCAGCCAAGCCACCCTCTTTCAGCAAGACTCTGAAGAGAGACTTAAGGTAGGTTAGGTTGTTGTTGGGTTCATGGCCACGATCCAGACTCGATGGCTCTTCTCGGCTCAAACAAGCGCCCGCCAACAGCTTCAACAATTGGGAGTTAAACAACTTGCCATGCCCCTTCGTGGTTGTTGCGTACGGTACAGGATATGAAGGTCGGTcggtctgtctgtctgtctgatGCTGTCATCAGCCTTGACTATGCACATCACCCTCCTACCCTGACCGGTCTACAGACCACATCCTTGGTCGGTCCCTTTTTGGGCACCAATGGGAAAGCAAGGCAAAGCGACATAATTCGGCAACGCGCCAAAACCGGTGAGTAAAACAGCAtagcatcatcatcatcatcgcgCGAGGCGGATCGACACTTGATGCCGTGTAGTAATAATATTATTATTTACTCAGCATGGCAACCACGGATATACCGAAATGTCTAATACGGATACGTTCCCTTGTTGGCTAAGTGGCCACGAGGATGTATGCTTGTTTGCTTCTTGCCTGTCATGATTGCGTCGGTCCAGCGGACGGGTGGCTGGTTGTACTGTACGGTAAGCTTGCCTCCCTACAGGCCATAATATTTCCATGACAGACTCTATCCACAGTACCGTACCACCAGGTGTGGATTCAGTTCCGCTCGAGGTACCGATAATGATA contains:
- a CDS encoding regucalcin codes for the protein MAAGLESIQGGKAWFYCSPPMVLGEAPIYRDSDSTLHWVDCLAEPPNLQILKVDPVTGDAVPGTHRIIPLQDSVTVHFFRRSKPGSYICAYYQGVAFMDEATGRLQVVKEIIPTQERHIRRFNDGGVDARGRFWLAEIDVVAMKMGPNKVPEDYGAPLGRLWRYDPDGSLHKMDEGFVCGNGLAWSPDSKHMYVNDSTAMIMYRYDFDVETGSLANKHIFIDRRDSYGEPDGMVVDTEGNLWIAVWASSRVMVFSPEGRHMKDIVFSARNMACTTWGGKDLNILFIVSASDRQKLGRKDDEGGHMFKYIAPPETKGTAKYEFLG
- a CDS encoding purine-cytosine permease FCY22 — its product is MDVEKGRVPDNNVIAPASDQESVRPEMGSRAGRKSGSGNSTGRGSGGFLPTVLRFLNRAEARGIAPVPVEERTEKRAFNVFTLWWTMNANILAITFGMLAPSFGLGLRDASLVIIFFSLLTAAPTSYLSTLGPKTGMRQMVQARYSWGRYLVTLPVILNLATLTGFCVVMAVIGGQCLSAVAGEGSLTPNVGIVIMALLSLFISFCGFRVLHFYERWASIPAVIAIVVATGCGGEGLKLQSTPPVATVTAVFSFGMIVASYMIPWAALASDFTTYLEPSTPAIKIFAYSFAGLVTPPVLLMILGAAIAGAVPLNPTWEAGYDRNLVGGVLDAMLTPAGGFGKFLVVVLSFSLLGNLSATSYSVSLNLQQLFAPLTRGSEILKRVPRYAYTILLTALVIPIGIRAAQDFFVSLENFLGLIGYWSAAFVSLLMVEHLWFRAGDCDSYDPAIWNDGARLPIGVAALVSSVLSFLLVVPSMSQVWWTGPIARVTGDLGFEFAFVVTGLLYVPFRTLEKHLTKR
- a CDS encoding esterase/lipase/thioesterase, producing the protein MGDQQVYPQPPYPLHDSIKDKLDPEYVEFYNKYLLNAPQVHYQPVAASRVGGKIIPGGTDPVPVGKTIDKAIPRQETTGPDVRVRAFVPAGQPPSPSGWPVFLWYHGGGWVLGNIDSENSLCSSICARARCVVVTTDYRLAPEHPFPAAVHDAWEAALWVATGAAAPALGEPLDLAKVAVGGSSAGGNLAAVVTQRALRHEAFARAGLFRFQLLVVPVTDNTASVETSTTYAEYEHTAALPVDKMLWYRRHYLPDRADWASVEASPLFADADTFAKLPPALVVVAGLDVLRWEGEEYARKLRDAGVEAEVKVIEGVPHPFIVMDAVLQKGKEGVDFVCERLAAVLA